A window of the Linepithema humile isolate Giens D197 chromosome 4, Lhum_UNIL_v1.0, whole genome shotgun sequence genome harbors these coding sequences:
- the HisRS gene encoding histidine--tRNA ligase, cytoplasmic isoform X3 — MMLRLICHNSFTVLWKCNRNVSMSTTPQIAEEVCKLLDLKTQLGEENGCSHKLILKTPKGTRDYNPEQMALRLGVLEKVISVFKRHGAETIDTPVFELKDVLMGKYGEDSKLIYDLKDQGGEILALRYDLTVPFARYLAMNKMTNIKRYHIAKVYRRDNPATTKGRYREFYQCDFDIAGQYDPMIPDVECIRVVSEALQVLDLGPYLIKLNHRSLLDGIFAACGVPQSKFRSICSAVDKLDKSPWQEVKKEMTDEKGLDEHVADKIGRYVSQSGGIELIAELRKDKELMKQSAAVQGLDSMELLLKYCNIYKILDKIKFDLSLARGLDYYTGVIYEAILCGDDVGVGSVAGGGRYDNLVGMFDNKNKNVPCVGVSLGVERIFSVLEAKLAKEKIKIRTTEIEVFVASAQKNLHEERMRILVDLWESGLKAEQSYKKNAKLLMQLQHCEEDGIPLAIIIGENELAKGEVTLRVVSTREETRVKRSNLVNEIRKRLEILS; from the exons ATGATGTTACGCCTGATATGCCACAATTCTTTTACCGTCCTGTGGAAATGCAATCGCAACGTATCAATGTCCACAACGCCACAG ATAGCGGAGGAAGTCTGCAAATTGTTGGATCTGAAAACGCAATTGGGGGAGGAAAATGGCTGCTCTCACAAGCTCATTCTCAAAACGCCCAAAGGCACGAGGGATTACAATCCAGAGCAAATGGCGCTGCGATTGGGAGTGTTGGAAAAAGTAATTTCAGTATTTAAGCGTCATGGCGCGGAAACCATAGACACGCCTGTATTTGAGTTAAAG GATGTTTTGATGGGTAAATACGGCGAAGACTCTAAGCTTATCTACGACTTGAAGGATCAAGGCGGTGAGATCCTCGCACTTAGATATGATTTGACAGTTCCTTTTGCGAGGTATCTAGCTATGAATAAGATGACCAATATCAAAAGGTATCACATTGCGAAAGTCTATCGAAGAGATAACCCGGCCACGACAAAAGGCAGATACAGGGAATTTTATCAGTGT GATTTTGATATCGCCGGTCAATACGATCCGATGATACCGGATGTGGAATGCATTCGAGTCGTATCTGAAGCGCTGCAGGTCCTGGATCTAGGGCCGTACTTAATTAAGTTGAATCATAGATCTTTGCTGGATGGCATATTTGCCGCGTGCGGCGTGCCGCAGAGCAAATTCCGCAGTATCTGCTCCGCCGTGGATAAGCTGGATAAGAGCCCCTGGCAGGAAGTGAAGAAGGAAATGACGGACGAAAAGGGATTGGATGAGCATGTCGCCGATAAAATCGGCAGATACGTCTCTCAATCTGGTGGGATCGAACTGATAGCTGAATTgagaaaagataaagaattGATGAAACAATCCGCTGCCGTGCAAGGCTTAGATTCCATGGAATTGTTGCTGAAGTATTGTAACATTTACAAAATTCTGGACAAAATTAAGTTCGACCTAAGTCTCGCCAGAGGACTCGATTATTATACGGGTGTCATTTATGAAGCTATATTGTGCg GAGACGATGTCGGCGTCGGTAGCGTAGCGGGTGGCGGCCGTTATGACAATTTGGTAGGAATGTTCGACAACAAGAACAAAAACGTACCTTGCGTCGGCGTGTCGTTGGGCGTGGAACGGATATTCAGCGTTCTGGAAGCAAAATTGGCGAAAGAGAAGATAAAGATACGCACCACCGAGATTGAAGTGTTTGTCGCGAGTGCGCAGAAGAATTTGCACGAGGAGAGAATGAGAATACTGGTGGACTTGTGGGAAAGTGGATTGAAGGCGGAGCAATCCTACAAGAAAAACGCGAAGCTCCTGATGCAGTTGCAACACTGCGAAGAAGACGGTATTCCTTTAGCGATAATTATTGGGGAAAACGAACTGGCGAAGGGCGAAGTCACACTGAGAGTTGTCTCGACTCGAGAAGAAACTCGTGTGAAGCGTAGCAATCTTGTTAATGAAATACGAAAACGGCTAGAAATCTTATCGTAG
- the HisRS gene encoding histidine--tRNA ligase, cytoplasmic isoform X2, with amino-acid sequence MVQAMADETSRETLLNRVKQQGEIVRRLKATKAEKTQIAEEVCKLLDLKTQLGEENGCSHKLILKTPKGTRDYNPEQMALRLGVLEKVISVFKRHGAETIDTPVFELKDVLMGKYGEDSKLIYDLKDQGGEILALRYDLTVPFARYLAMNKMTNIKRYHIAKVYRRDNPATTKGRYREFYQCDFDIAGQYDPMIPDVECIRVVSEALQVLDLGPYLIKLNHRSLLDGIFAACGVPQSKFRSICSAVDKLDKSPWQEVKKEMTDEKGLDEHVADKIGRYVSQSGGIELIAELRKDKELMKQSAAVQGLDSMELLLKYCNIYKILDKIKFDLSLARGLDYYTGVIYEAILCGDDVGVGSVAGGGRYDNLVGMFDNKNKNVPCVGVSLGVERIFSVLEAKLAKEKIKIRTTEIEVFVASAQKNLHEERMRILVDLWESGLKAEQSYKKNAKLLMQLQHCEEDGIPLAIIIGENELAKGEVTLRVVSTREETRVKRSNLVNEIRKRLEILS; translated from the exons ATGGTACAAGCGATGGCTGATGAAACATCGAGGGAAACATTGCTAAATCGCGTGAAGCAACAGGGCGAGATAGTACGACGATTAAAAGCTACGAAGGCTGAAAAAACGCAG ATAGCGGAGGAAGTCTGCAAATTGTTGGATCTGAAAACGCAATTGGGGGAGGAAAATGGCTGCTCTCACAAGCTCATTCTCAAAACGCCCAAAGGCACGAGGGATTACAATCCAGAGCAAATGGCGCTGCGATTGGGAGTGTTGGAAAAAGTAATTTCAGTATTTAAGCGTCATGGCGCGGAAACCATAGACACGCCTGTATTTGAGTTAAAG GATGTTTTGATGGGTAAATACGGCGAAGACTCTAAGCTTATCTACGACTTGAAGGATCAAGGCGGTGAGATCCTCGCACTTAGATATGATTTGACAGTTCCTTTTGCGAGGTATCTAGCTATGAATAAGATGACCAATATCAAAAGGTATCACATTGCGAAAGTCTATCGAAGAGATAACCCGGCCACGACAAAAGGCAGATACAGGGAATTTTATCAGTGT GATTTTGATATCGCCGGTCAATACGATCCGATGATACCGGATGTGGAATGCATTCGAGTCGTATCTGAAGCGCTGCAGGTCCTGGATCTAGGGCCGTACTTAATTAAGTTGAATCATAGATCTTTGCTGGATGGCATATTTGCCGCGTGCGGCGTGCCGCAGAGCAAATTCCGCAGTATCTGCTCCGCCGTGGATAAGCTGGATAAGAGCCCCTGGCAGGAAGTGAAGAAGGAAATGACGGACGAAAAGGGATTGGATGAGCATGTCGCCGATAAAATCGGCAGATACGTCTCTCAATCTGGTGGGATCGAACTGATAGCTGAATTgagaaaagataaagaattGATGAAACAATCCGCTGCCGTGCAAGGCTTAGATTCCATGGAATTGTTGCTGAAGTATTGTAACATTTACAAAATTCTGGACAAAATTAAGTTCGACCTAAGTCTCGCCAGAGGACTCGATTATTATACGGGTGTCATTTATGAAGCTATATTGTGCg GAGACGATGTCGGCGTCGGTAGCGTAGCGGGTGGCGGCCGTTATGACAATTTGGTAGGAATGTTCGACAACAAGAACAAAAACGTACCTTGCGTCGGCGTGTCGTTGGGCGTGGAACGGATATTCAGCGTTCTGGAAGCAAAATTGGCGAAAGAGAAGATAAAGATACGCACCACCGAGATTGAAGTGTTTGTCGCGAGTGCGCAGAAGAATTTGCACGAGGAGAGAATGAGAATACTGGTGGACTTGTGGGAAAGTGGATTGAAGGCGGAGCAATCCTACAAGAAAAACGCGAAGCTCCTGATGCAGTTGCAACACTGCGAAGAAGACGGTATTCCTTTAGCGATAATTATTGGGGAAAACGAACTGGCGAAGGGCGAAGTCACACTGAGAGTTGTCTCGACTCGAGAAGAAACTCGTGTGAAGCGTAGCAATCTTGTTAATGAAATACGAAAACGGCTAGAAATCTTATCGTAG
- the HisRS gene encoding histidine--tRNA ligase, cytoplasmic isoform X1 → MVQAMADETSRETLLNRVKQQGEIVRRLKATKAEKTQEREEQFRDLNLQLESLNSDFADVSYVCGWCPTSKDTELYDTLCIVIGNVIEFPRWPHLTRWYINMKSFTQEERLAFPVEASLTSLAEKTERLKSTRYLSKCAILAKLLDKKIAEEVCKLLDLKTQLGEENGCSHKLILKTPKGTRDYNPEQMALRLGVLEKVISVFKRHGAETIDTPVFELKDVLMGKYGEDSKLIYDLKDQGGEILALRYDLTVPFARYLAMNKMTNIKRYHIAKVYRRDNPATTKGRYREFYQCDFDIAGQYDPMIPDVECIRVVSEALQVLDLGPYLIKLNHRSLLDGIFAACGVPQSKFRSICSAVDKLDKSPWQEVKKEMTDEKGLDEHVADKIGRYVSQSGGIELIAELRKDKELMKQSAAVQGLDSMELLLKYCNIYKILDKIKFDLSLARGLDYYTGVIYEAILCGDDVGVGSVAGGGRYDNLVGMFDNKNKNVPCVGVSLGVERIFSVLEAKLAKEKIKIRTTEIEVFVASAQKNLHEERMRILVDLWESGLKAEQSYKKNAKLLMQLQHCEEDGIPLAIIIGENELAKGEVTLRVVSTREETRVKRSNLVNEIRKRLEILS, encoded by the exons ATGGTACAAGCGATGGCTGATGAAACATCGAGGGAAACATTGCTAAATCGCGTGAAGCAACAGGGCGAGATAGTACGACGATTAAAAGCTACGAAGGCTGAAAAAACGCAG GAACGCGAAGAGCAGTTTCGCGATCTAAACCTTCAATTAGAAAGCTTAAACAGTGATTTTGCGGATGTGAGCTACGTGTGTGGTTGGTGCCCAACATCCAAAGATACTGAGCTGTACGACACGCTGTGTATCGTCATCGGTAATGTCATCGAGTTCCCAAGGTGGCCGCATCTAACCAGATGGTACATTAACATGAAAAGCTTTACCCAAGAAGAGCGTCTAGCGTTTCCTGTGGAAGCATCGCTTACTTCTCTGGCAGAAAAGACTGAGCGATTAAAAAGTACTCGCTATCTTAGCAAATGTGCTATATTAGCAAAACTGCTAGATAAAAAG ATAGCGGAGGAAGTCTGCAAATTGTTGGATCTGAAAACGCAATTGGGGGAGGAAAATGGCTGCTCTCACAAGCTCATTCTCAAAACGCCCAAAGGCACGAGGGATTACAATCCAGAGCAAATGGCGCTGCGATTGGGAGTGTTGGAAAAAGTAATTTCAGTATTTAAGCGTCATGGCGCGGAAACCATAGACACGCCTGTATTTGAGTTAAAG GATGTTTTGATGGGTAAATACGGCGAAGACTCTAAGCTTATCTACGACTTGAAGGATCAAGGCGGTGAGATCCTCGCACTTAGATATGATTTGACAGTTCCTTTTGCGAGGTATCTAGCTATGAATAAGATGACCAATATCAAAAGGTATCACATTGCGAAAGTCTATCGAAGAGATAACCCGGCCACGACAAAAGGCAGATACAGGGAATTTTATCAGTGT GATTTTGATATCGCCGGTCAATACGATCCGATGATACCGGATGTGGAATGCATTCGAGTCGTATCTGAAGCGCTGCAGGTCCTGGATCTAGGGCCGTACTTAATTAAGTTGAATCATAGATCTTTGCTGGATGGCATATTTGCCGCGTGCGGCGTGCCGCAGAGCAAATTCCGCAGTATCTGCTCCGCCGTGGATAAGCTGGATAAGAGCCCCTGGCAGGAAGTGAAGAAGGAAATGACGGACGAAAAGGGATTGGATGAGCATGTCGCCGATAAAATCGGCAGATACGTCTCTCAATCTGGTGGGATCGAACTGATAGCTGAATTgagaaaagataaagaattGATGAAACAATCCGCTGCCGTGCAAGGCTTAGATTCCATGGAATTGTTGCTGAAGTATTGTAACATTTACAAAATTCTGGACAAAATTAAGTTCGACCTAAGTCTCGCCAGAGGACTCGATTATTATACGGGTGTCATTTATGAAGCTATATTGTGCg GAGACGATGTCGGCGTCGGTAGCGTAGCGGGTGGCGGCCGTTATGACAATTTGGTAGGAATGTTCGACAACAAGAACAAAAACGTACCTTGCGTCGGCGTGTCGTTGGGCGTGGAACGGATATTCAGCGTTCTGGAAGCAAAATTGGCGAAAGAGAAGATAAAGATACGCACCACCGAGATTGAAGTGTTTGTCGCGAGTGCGCAGAAGAATTTGCACGAGGAGAGAATGAGAATACTGGTGGACTTGTGGGAAAGTGGATTGAAGGCGGAGCAATCCTACAAGAAAAACGCGAAGCTCCTGATGCAGTTGCAACACTGCGAAGAAGACGGTATTCCTTTAGCGATAATTATTGGGGAAAACGAACTGGCGAAGGGCGAAGTCACACTGAGAGTTGTCTCGACTCGAGAAGAAACTCGTGTGAAGCGTAGCAATCTTGTTAATGAAATACGAAAACGGCTAGAAATCTTATCGTAG
- the LOC136999687 gene encoding histidine--tRNA ligase, cytoplasmic-like isoform X2, which yields MMLRLIHHNSFTVLWKCNRNVSMSTTSQIAEEVCKLLDLKTQLGEENGCSHKLILKTPKGTRDYNPEQMALRLGVLEKVISVFKRHGAETIDTPVFELKDVLMDKYGEDSKLIYDLKDQGGEILALRYDLTVPFARYLAMNKITNIKRYHIAKVYRRDNPATTKGRYGEFYQCVSKNNVHIIELHLENTFAY from the exons ATGATGTTACGCCTGATACACCACAATTCTTTTACCGTCCTGTGGAAATGCAATCGCAACGTATCAATGTCCACAACGTCACAG ATAGCGGAGGAAGTCTGCAAATTGTTGGATCTGAAAACGCAATTGGGGGAGGAAAATGGCTGCTCTCACAAGCTCATTCTCAAAACGCCCAAAGGCACAAGGGATTACAATCCAGAGCAAATGGCGCTGCGATTGGGAGTGTTGGAAAAAGTAATTTCAGTATTTAAGCGTCATGGCGCGGAAACCATAGACACGCCTGTATTCGAGTTAAAG GATGTTTTGATGGATAAATACGGCGAAGACTCTAAGCTTATCTACGACTTGAAGGATCAAGGCGGTGAGATCCTCGCACTTAGATATGATTTGACAGTTCCTTTTGCGAGGTATCTAGCTATGAATAAGATAACCAATATCAAAAGGTATCACATTGCGAAAGTCTATCGAAGAGATAACCCGGCCACGACAAAAGGCAGATACGGGGAATTTTATCAGTGTGTAAGTAAAAACAATGTgcatattattgaattacatCTCGAAAATACATTTGCGTACTGA
- the LOC105673419 gene encoding odorant receptor 4-like → MEDTWNHYYNILFKISSITGAWPYLKLRTKIFRVTLRTTITLTILIPQLAYQFKCKKDMQCTFKAMTAYLLSFIAMLKVYTIQSNTRTIKNFIQHLLGYWKELQTSEEYEIMKSYAENSRRFSLVYTIYCFIAVIVFVLMSLIPYALDIVLPLNESRPFLPPYQGYYYFVDMQDYFFETISHGIVAWTVTVAGLVVHDCMFVTFVEHVCSMFAVVGFRYEQLLFNRNEEMKDVNNSSEISHKKIAFFVHTHREALKYAQLLENTFTTPFAIQMLIVTIEMSISLLQIAQGNEDTLEALRYIFYVFGQLIHLFFLSFEGQKLIDHSLQIRDKIYNSCWYSASIKLQKLIIFVMMKSLQPSFLSAGKIYILSLKSFTTVLQTSMSYLTVLTSMQ, encoded by the exons atggAAGATACTTGGAATCATTATTACAATatcctttttaaaatatcatcaatCACTGGTGCGTGGCCGTATCTGAAActaagaacaaaaatatttcgtgtTACACTGCGAACCACGATCACATTGACCATATTAATTCCGCag TTGGCGTATCAATTTAAGTGCAAGAAAGACATGCAGTGTACTTTTAAGGCAATGACAGCGTATCTGCTGTCATTTATAGCTATGTTGAAAGTGTACACGATTCAGTCAAACACCCGCACa attaaaaatttcatccaACACTTACTTGGCTACTGGAAAGAATTACAAACTTCCGAAGAGTACGAAATTATGAAGTCGTATGCCGAAAATAGTAGACGATTCTCTTTAGTATATACGA TATATTGTTTCATAGCAGTGATTGTGTTCGTGTTAATGTCTCTTATACCATATGCACTTGATATCGTATTGCCTCTCAACGAATCCCGTCCTTTCTTACCGCCATATCAaggatattattattttgtggaCATGCAAGACTATTTCTTCGAAACTATTTCGCATGGTATCGTGGCTTGGACAGTAACCGTGGCCGGATTAGTTGTCCACGATTGTATGTTCGTGACTTTTGTTGAGCACGTTTGTAGTATGTTCGCCGTAGTTGG ATTTCGTTATGAACAATTACTTTTCAATCGTAACGAAGAAATGAAAGATGTGAATAATTCAAGCGaaatatctcacaaaaaaattgcattttttgtgcACACACATCGAGAAGCTTTAAA GTACGCACAACTTCTTGAAAATACGTTTACTACACCTTTCGCTATACAAATGTTGATAGTGACAATAGAGATGAGCATTTCTTTGCTACAA atcGCACAAGGGAATGAAGATACTTTAGAGGCATTAAGGTATATATTCTATGTCTTTGGTCAGCTGATtcatttattctttcttaGTTTTGAAGGACAAAAGCTGATAGATCACAGTCTTCAAATACGCGataaaat ATATAATAGCTGTTGGTACAGCGCatcgataaaattacaaaaactaATCATATTCGTAATGATGAAGAGTCTTCAACCGAGTTTTCTAAGCGCTGGCAAGATTTACATTCTCTCCTTGAAGAGTTTTACCAcg GTTTTACAAACTTCAATGTCGTATTTAACGGTACTCACGTCTATGCAATAG